A section of the Pseudanabaena mucicola str. Chao 1806 genome encodes:
- a CDS encoding rhodanese-related sulfurtransferase, producing the protein MSRIKQINRLQAQVVAAKAKAQDHNQENIELCVVAAFYHFTDLPDYEAMRTPLKEFCDAHQLKGTILLAKEGINSTIAGSREAIEALLARLRSDPRLEDLEHKESYSQGIPFQRMKVRLKKEIVTLGVPDIDPRYRVGKYVDPKDWNKLLADPDVIVVDTRNNYEVEFGTFKGAINPNIETFGEFPNYVQEQLNPEKHQKVAMFCTGGIRCEKASSYMLSQGFSEIYHLKGGILKYLEEVPPEESIWEGECFVFDDRVSINSI; encoded by the coding sequence ATGAGTAGGATTAAGCAAATCAACCGTCTGCAAGCACAGGTTGTAGCAGCAAAGGCAAAGGCTCAAGACCATAACCAAGAAAATATTGAGCTTTGTGTAGTAGCAGCTTTTTATCATTTTACTGACTTGCCTGATTATGAAGCGATGCGTACTCCTCTCAAGGAATTTTGTGATGCTCATCAACTTAAGGGGACGATCCTCCTCGCCAAAGAAGGTATCAATTCGACGATCGCAGGTAGTCGTGAAGCGATCGAAGCTTTACTAGCCCGTTTGCGTAGCGATCCCCGTCTTGAGGACTTAGAACATAAGGAATCCTACAGCCAAGGAATTCCATTTCAACGGATGAAAGTAAGGCTCAAAAAGGAAATTGTGACCCTAGGAGTCCCTGATATCGATCCTCGCTACCGAGTTGGCAAATACGTTGATCCTAAGGATTGGAATAAGTTGCTTGCCGACCCAGATGTGATTGTTGTTGATACACGCAATAACTACGAAGTAGAATTTGGAACCTTTAAAGGAGCGATTAATCCTAATATTGAAACCTTTGGTGAGTTTCCTAACTATGTGCAAGAGCAGCTAAATCCTGAGAAGCATCAGAAGGTTGCTATGTTTTGCACGGGTGGAATTCGTTGTGAGAAGGCTAGTTCCTATATGCTTTCGCAGGGATTTTCGGAGATTTATCACCTTAAGGGTGGAATTCTCAAATATTTGGAGGAGGTTCCCCCAGAAGAAAGCATTTGGGAAGGTGAGTGCTTTGTCTTTGATGATCGCGTCAGCATAAATTCTATTTAA